AGGAAGCGCCCGCACCACGATAGCGAGTCCTGTACCGTGCTCGCGCAACGATGCAGCACCCGCTTCTCTCAGTCTCCTCTTAACGAGGTTCCTGACCACAGCGTTCCCTACACTCTTGGAAACAATGAACCCGATCCGGCTGGGTTCGTCGGCAGCAATGGCTGCCGCATATAACACTACGTTCCGGCGCCCATTGCGGACACCGGAACGTACAGTTGTTGAAAAATCAGTTGAGGTCCTCAGGCGGTTGCGGGTGGCCAGCACCTTAAACTCGCAAAGGAATGTCTACCGATAAGCCAGTTATTTAGGCCGACAGTTCGGTGCGGCCCTTGCCACGACGGGCTGCCAGGATGGCACGGTAAGCACGGGTACGCATACGAAGGCGGAAGCCGTGCTTCTTGGCTCGACGGCGGTTATTCGGCTGAAAAGTCCGCTTGCTCACGTTAGTTACTCCAGTGGATCAAAGGTGCGCCCACCCGATCAGTAATGGGGAAGAACTGGCCGACGCTAAGTTTTGTATATGCACGCTTCCCCCGGCTGCTCCAGGCGCATTGCGCTTGGATGTTCAGATGGGGCCAAAAAGCGGACACAAAGGACTTCACAACGTTAGGGCAATCTGCAAGCCCGAGTCAAACCGGGGCGCCCCGTAACGGCTGTCCCCAGCTGTTCCTAAGTATCCCCAACAGCCTGTGGATGAAGTGGCTCACAGGGGTGCTTCGGGAACCACAACCGTGTAATTATCCACAGCCGGATAGCCAGCTATCTTCTAGGCTTTTCATCCCCTAGAGTGTCCCAGTAGCCGATTATC
This region of Arthrobacter sp. DNA4 genomic DNA includes:
- the rpmH gene encoding 50S ribosomal protein L34 → MSKRTFQPNNRRRAKKHGFRLRMRTRAYRAILAARRGKGRTELSA
- the rnpA gene encoding ribonuclease P protein component, translated to MLATRNRLRTSTDFSTTVRSGVRNGRRNVVLYAAAIAADEPSRIGFIVSKSVGNAVVRNLVKRRLREAGAASLREHGTGLAIVVRALPASASASWDQLLSDYNAALESTLNRLAGRPPRAAAKGSAGTTQEGTPRA